Genomic DNA from Setaria italica strain Yugu1 chromosome V, Setaria_italica_v2.0, whole genome shotgun sequence:
ATGTGGGGATAATACATGTTAAATTAAATATTTGAGAGCTGTGGGGTTTAGCTCATGCAAGGTTCTGTCTGCCAACAAGAATTCATCGAGCACCTCAGCTCTGTGATGTGGCATTAAACTACTGAAAATCTCCTAGTGTTGCCCTCCTCTCTGAGCCTTGGTATAGCAAAGCAAGGAATATGCTGGCATGAAAAAATTTGCTTTATTTCCCTCAATATCAATGTGCAAACTGTCCAAAGTGTCAGTTTCAATTGTTCTTTCCCCACTTGTGCGCGTGCTTTTCAAATCGATACCGAGTAAACGGCATGTTTCACGACTAAGCTAGCTATTTTATTGCCTGATAATGTTAGGCTGCAAGGTTcaacaaaaaccaaaagaaactAAATTATATGGATATATGTGCTCCTAGAGCCCCTCAATATGTAATGTTAGAAGCTGTCATTTCAGAGAAGCTACAACTAAAATATCTTCACCAGCCAGTTGCTCACTTGCTGCAGTACTTGAAACACTGGCCTAACTTATTTTCCTTATCCTTTTCATTTTTGCTCCCATTTGCAGCTGGTCCCAGCTCCTGGATTCTCTTCCACTGCCCAATGTAAGAAACCATGCTACACTTTCACTTTTGCAGTTGAATTATCCATAGTTTCATGCAGACATCTACCTATTCTCCTATCTACATATATAACTTCTGTTATCTTCAGATTAATAAAACTTATCCACCTTGCTAGGATAGCCATAGAATTGCCCCTGCATTTCCAAGTTCACTGACTCTGGAACTCATTTCATTCTTGTGCAGATCAAATGGATCTGCCCTACTGCACCAACACGGCCTGTCGCAGCTTTCGGTGGATTCCCTTGCACTGCATGTGGGTTTCTGAACTCTATATATGTGACTTGGCTCATACCCTGCAACCTGGCTTTCTAAGCTTATAGGATGTTTTTGTGCTGCCACTTGGCTGCAGATTCTGAGACAAAAATGTCATtgatttcattttttatttgaacAAGAGCTGATTCTCTATTTCTTCTCTAAAACTAAAACAGGGTTTGATGTGGAGGAGACTTCATTGGATGGCCGTGATGATATTGAAGGACTTGATGCTTCAGCAGCGCATGTCGCAAACCTACTGTCCTCCGAGCCATCTGATGGTACTAATTTCAGGCTTTACATGATAGCAGTGAAACAAAGGAAATCGCATAAACAGTCAAGCTACTTGACTTCTTTAAGGCATAGATCAGCTACTTGACTTCTTTAAGGCATAGATCAGCTACTTGACTTCTATTTTTCCATATAACTTATGCAGTTTTATATTTCAGCTGAGTCTATAAAACTTTACAAAGAATACAATTATGAATTTTGTGCAATTTCCAATAATCTGAAATGCTCACTATTCATTTTGTTAATGTTGATCAAATTGCTATGCCAGTGAGGCTTGGAATAGGAGGATTCAGCATGGGTGCTGCCACTGCCCTTCACTCTGCTGCATGCTATGCTCATGGGAGATTCACAAATGGCATTGCCTATCCGATAAGCCTGAGTGTCGTCGTTGGTTTAAGTGGCTGGCTTCCTTGCTCAAGGTATGACTTTGGCCTTCTAATTTTGGAAACGATGGTAATGTTAATATGTTTCTTAAGGTCCTGAATTATAATGTTTTTTTATGTCTACTTGTTCAGGACCCTGAGGACCAAGATTGAGAGCTCACAGACTGCTCTTAGAAAAGCTGCTGCCTTGCCGATCCTGCTCAACCATGGAAGAGGTTAGCATTGATACATCTCGTAGTGGATGTGTTTAAATTTGTTAATCTCGTGCAAATTGTAAGGAGCTAAAAATGATTTATTTCTTTGTGTTCTTGCAGCCGATGAGGTTGTCACCTACAGGAACGGTGAGAGGTCAGCTGAGATTCTGAGATCCTCAGGGTTCCAGTATACGTATTTCAAAGCCTACAATGGGTACAGATTAATATTCTTCAATTTTGTCATGAAAGCTTTGACATTCATTCTTTCTGAGATTCAGAACTCACAGGATGTTTTCTTTTATGCAGACTTGGTCACTATACGATCCCTGAAGAGATGGACGATGTCAGCAAGTGGCTCAGCTCAAGGTTGGGGCTTGACCGACCTCGCGGCTAACCCACAAATATGCTGGTGGTGCGATGGCTTTGATAGTGAGATATAGAAAGAGGTATTGACAATATGCAGAAGGTTGATAGGTTATGTGAATGTGAGTTGTGACTGTCATGGCTTGGTAGGCAGTAACCCCATGTGCTTTCCTCACAGATACATACCATGTTAGTTTACCGGTAATGTACCTTGTTACCACTAAGGAGGATGCCCGTAATCTAGTATTGTATTGCTTGTTTGATTACATTATTAGTAATGCACTTGAATCTCCTGAATCTTACAGTTACAATACAGTTATTCTCGAGATCAGTTTGCTGAATATTCAAGTTATATAATGTGAGTTTGCAACATAACATATTTCCGCAATCATCAAAAGACTATCAGAGATTGAGAATGAAACCACATAGCATATATCCAAGCTTCAATGTGCAAGTATTACACTGAGCAAAGATCAAATTAAGAAAACTTTATCGCTAAGTACTACACTATATCACCAAATGGAGCAAACCTCAAAGCTAGAACTTGTGCAGGGGTGGATATCTAGTGCCAATCATACATACTACATATGTTCTGAAGTTGATCAGTTCTATCAATCTCAACTTGTATCGGAAGTTCGGAACCCTTCTGGCTGTCGTtgttggtgtttcatgagtcaGGGGTGCTAGGGACCCTGCAATGTGGAGTTTG
This window encodes:
- the LOC101759623 gene encoding acyl-protein thioesterase 1 homolog 1 — its product is MSYGGSSSGGRGGRRLEYGRTYVVRPKGRHQATIVWLHGLGDNGASWSQLLDSLPLPNIKWICPTAPTRPVAAFGGFPCTAWFDVEETSLDGRDDIEGLDASAAHVANLLSSEPSDVRLGIGGFSMGAATALHSAACYAHGRFTNGIAYPISLSVVVGLSGWLPCSRTLRTKIESSQTALRKAAALPILLNHGRADEVVTYRNGERSAEILRSSGFQYTYFKAYNGLGHYTIPEEMDDVSKWLSSRLGLDRPRG